The DNA sequence ccgatctaatgattcgcgaaacgcgattctgagtcccgatctgaatcaaatgttttacgaactccgaagccccgatcaaatgattcgcgaaacgcgattcggagtcccgatctgaatcaaatgttttgtgaactccgaagctccgatcaaatgattcgtgaatcgcgcttcggagtcccgatctgaatcaaatgttttacgaactccgaagccccgatctaatgattcgcgaaacgcgattcggagtcccgatctgaatccaACTCCGAATCCCAAATCTCaattattttccagtgaaagcaaGCACTAtagcgttcattcgcttgccgaaaaatggcggagaccaaaagtattctgatgtgtatagtgtgcctttgtgttctaataaaataaaaacttatttatcatttcatagttttcccacaGACCAAAATAAAAAAGCGTTGATTGGGCTATAAAGCGAGAGGAGGAGGCGACAATTACTGTGAGGAAAGATAATTTAGTGTGAGCTAAGCAattcacggaggatgaggtccatgtccaaccggagtacggtcgatctcgcaccgtgggctgtgccttccaggtttgcgtggaaaagttgcggagacgttaaatcatGCGTCAAAACGGGATGTTTGTGGTGCACAGCAGTAAATGTCGAGACGGTGCAGGAGCACGATTACAACAGctgtccagtcccaggtgagtgtaatgtgttaactaaataaacaataacttatattaaaagcttatcggcaactacagacattaatcaaatatagtataattatttgtattgttagatgtaacgttatacatttaatgtagcacatggtagcagttatgctaacagtcgagcaggggggtattccaaaaagcaggttatgtgacatacctggGTATGTATAAGGGTAAGTTCGTGGATAACCTCAACGTTCGGTTCCAAAAACAGAGGTCACTTTCTGggtatgtatgtaaccatagcaACTGACTCTCTGAAGATAACCTGCTCGAGAGCAGGTTATGTTTCAGTGTAACTTCGTTTCAGAAGGTTGGTGAGCATGGCGTGCCCTTTTGACGAGGATCCTGTGGACGTTGAAGCACAAATTATACGAGGTTTTTTTCATCGGGAGAGGGTTATAAGACCGCGTATTGATGTGTTTGCTTAccctaatgaatatttaaaagagcgttatcgtttttcaaaagattcattagtttatttaacaCGTCTTTTAAAACCGCATATCGCAAATGTGACAAACCGCGGCTCTGCGCTTAGCACAGAAAACATTCTGTGCATAGCACTTAGGTTTTTTGCGTCTGGCCATTTTTTGTACAGTGTGGGCGATTCAGAGCATGTGGGAAAGGCAACTGTGTGTAGAGCCGTTCGTACAGTGTGTCTGGCACTTAAACAGTTGTTACCCACGTTTGTACAGTTCCCTGGCCATAAACCTCTGCTTGTTATTAAAGACGAATTCCACAGAGTGGCAGGTTTGTCCTTTGTAGTAAAATATATGACGCATATTGAACGGGACTAATAGATCGGTAGGGGTGTTGATGCTAATCCACCACGGGACTCCGGTAAGAAGTGTGACAGGAGACAGGGCACTGTTCAACTCTTTATCTGAAGTATTTGAGGGTTCACAGCAGATGGCACAACATTGCTCCAATTAGACTGGATATTGTACAAGTTATGGCCacaaagtgttaaatgtggtctttctgaaataaacagaataaacaaacatcagtttacatctgctaaatataaattacagacatgtaaaCGAACTAACAACTTGCTACTGTCACATTATACATTAATCAACATGAGAGGATTAACGGTAGTGAGCATACACATTTGAATCACGGTATATCTTAAATATAACAACATTATAAACAATGTAAAGTTCGCTTACACAAGCTGAATGTTTAAACACAACAACGAAATAAACATAGCTGACCTATAATCAGGaatgattaaataaacttacatGCAATCACGCACATTAACACCTGATGAAAATGGCGGAGCAATCGgctattgaaagtgaaagtgaaaccgGAATAGCGGAACTCACATAAACTAGCGgcacacattcataataatagtcCTTCCACTATAAACACACATAGGGAATTTAGAACAGCCGCCCCCAGATTAGCATAGCTAATATGTCTAATGATAAATTCCCTAGTCGTTGGAGTCCGCTTCACCTCCGTCCGGAAGTGCCGGAAGTCTGACAAGTTTGGCCACAGGTCGTAGGTATAGGCGATCATTGACCTGTACTTGAGCTGACCTGACGTGTCCATCAGCACTGGGTATCAGTTTGACAACCCGACCAATTGGCCATTGGGCTCTGGGAAGCTGCGGGTCGATTATCATGACCACCGTGTTCTCAGCTAGATCTTGAGTTACCCGCTGCCATTTCTGGCGAGTCTGGAGACCCGGTAGGTAGTGTCGTGTAAAGTAAGACCAGAAATGATCGATGATAGTCTGGGAATGACGCCAGCGACGCTTGGACAAGGGCTCAGGGGTGTAGACCACCTGGGGAAGCGAGGCGTCTCGCCGCCCCATGAAAAGCATATTTGGGGTAATTGGATCCAAGTCTGCCACGTCGGATGAAACGTATCCCAAGGGCTTGCTGTTCAGGATACCCTCTACTTCGATCAGTACAGTCTGTAGGACATCCTCAGGCACAGACTGACTCCCAATGACTACTCGCAGTGCAGACTTTACAGATCGGATCTCCCTTTCCCATGCGCCTCCGAAGTGGGGTGCAGCGGGAGGATTCATCCTAAAAGTGATCTGATAACTAGCCAGCTGCTCCTGCAGTCTGGGCTCCATCTCCTTGAAAGCTTCTCTCAGTTCGGTCTCGGCTCCCCGGAAGTTAGTACCCTGATCTGATATGATCTCAGATGGGGTTCCTCTGCGTGCTATGAAGCGCCTTAATGCCAGTAAGAATGCATCAGTGTCGATGCTGCTGAGCAGGTCAAGGTGAATGCATCTGGTTGTCAGGCACTTGAAGATGACGCCCCATCGCTTCTCCGTCCGACGGCCAATCTTAACCATGAATGGCCCGAAGCAGTCGACTCCAGTAGAGAAGAAGGGGGGTTGGTACAATCGTAGGCGAGCTGAGGGTAAGTCAGACATAATAGGTAGAGTCGGCTTAGCTCTCCACTTCTGACATTCTATGCACTCTCTCTGGTGTCGTTTGATGGCTTGCCTGCCCCTTAGGATCCAGAAATGGCGACGTAGCTCTGCGAAGACCCTATCCGGTCCTGGATGGAGTAGACGCTCATCAAAGTGCTTAACGATGAGTTTTGTCACCTGATGATGGGGATCTAGAACCACTGGGTGTATCTCGGTTTTGCTGAAGCCATCCAATCGGCGTAGCCTACCTCCCACACGAATTAGACAGAACTCAGGGTCGAACTCGGGTGCAAGCGTGTTCAGACGGCTGGCTGTGGGCACCTGGTTCCCTGATTTTAAGGCCTTGAATTCCTCTGGGAAAGACTCCTCCTGACATTGACTCAAGATAAGAGCTTCTGCACGCCTGTATTCTAAGGATGCTTTACTAGTATCTTGGGTTGCCGCCCCATGGAGGGACCGGTAGGTCGCGTCGACTAAGGCACTCCAAGAAGTATACTGAGATGCATCAGGCATGTCTGGATTTCGATCGTCTGTGATTAATCCACAGAAAACAGCTTTCCTTGTTTCTGAGGTATCCTCTCGGGCCTCTGCAAGGGGCTTGACTGGCCAATGATCTGGCGGTTCACGGAGGAATCCTGGGCCTCGACTCCACATGTCAGAGTTAGCCAGCTCCTTGAGCGTTCTCCCTCTGGTAATATCGTCCGCCGGGTTATTTGAGGAGTCAACGTATCGCCAAGAGTGGAGCTCAGTCAACTCTTGTATTTCTGCCACTCTTGTCCCGACGAACACTTTGTATCTACAGGACTCAGACTGGATCCAGGTCAGTACTGTAGTCGAATCAGTCCATAATGTCACTGTCTCTATGGCAATAGTTAGCTCCTGTTTGAGAAACTGTGCAAGCTGAGCGCTAGTCAATGCTGCACACAGCTCGAGACGTGGCATCGACAGTTGACGCTTGGGGGCTACCCTAGAGCGAGCCATGACAAAGGTAGTGTGGATCTTACCGTGTTGCTCTGCATGGAGATAAGCCACCGACCCATAGGCAACCTCGGATGCATCGCCAAACACATGAAGGCTTAATTTTGATTTCTCCACATCAAAGTCAGCAGGAAGATAGCACCTTGGAAGCGTGAGCTTACAGAGATCAGGCAGCTCCTTCTCCCATACGGTCCACTTCTCCAGCAGGTCTGCAGGAAGATTCGGATCATCCCAATCTCTCGGTTTGTTCCAGAGTCTCTGAACGAGAACCTTGGCACGGGTGGTGAAAGGAATGGAGAATCCTAGAGGGTCATATTGCGTTGCCAAGACCTTATAAATATACCTCATGGTCGGATGATCCTCTGCTAGTGTACGATGCCTGTAACCCAGGCTGTCTTCTAGGCAGTGCCACATTAAGCCAAGAGCCGGCTCCAATGGGTCTGAATGATTTTGCCGTAACCACAATTCAATGCTCTCTGAACGAGCCTTAGATGGGAGGTGCTGGACAACAGAAGGGATATTAGTGGCCCACTGTCTGATTTCAAAGCCCCCGGAGGCTAAGAGAGGCCTCATCTTGTCAATTAGTCGCTTGGCTTCCTCATCAGTGGGAAGGCTCTGTAGGCAGTTGTCCACGTAGAAGCTCCGCTCTATGGACTGCAATACTTCCTCATTCCCGAACTGCTGGCAGCGAACATGCATCTGCAGCGCAAAGGTGGCGCAGCAGGGGCTGCAGGTCGTCCCGAAAGGCAAGACTTGCCATTCATAGATGTCTGGCGGGTCCTTTCTGCGCATGTTCCTCCAGATGAACCTCAGAAGGGGTCTATCCTCTGGTAGGAGTCTCACTTGGTGGAACATACCACGTATATCCCCACTGATGGCGACCGCGTACTGCCGGAACCGCACAAGTACTCCTAGCAGTGAGGCACCGAGGGTAGGACCTGGAAGCAACTGTTGGTTCAGAGACACACCTTGGTAGACAAAGGAACAATTGAAGACCAACCTGTATTTGTCATTATGCTGCACGAGGTGGTGTGGTATGAACCACGACTCCTCGTCTACATGCTGGCCTTCTGATGGTACCCTGATAACATACCCTGAATCAAGGAGCTTCTGTATTTCAGCTTCGTACACCTTAGCCCTCTCAGGGTCTCTACTCAGGTGTTTCTCAGTGTTCCTGAGGCTGGACAAAACAGATTCCATAGTCCCCTTCAGCGGTGGAGCGTTTGGCGCACGAAGGAGTGGAGTAGCGTAACGCCAGACTCCGTCAACTTCTACTCGTCGCGTCTTGGTCTCCAACATGTCTGCAGCCATCTGATCATGTTTAGACCGAGTTATCACTTTCTCATTGCGAGATGGAAGGACATCAAGCTGCCAGAGTCGTTCAACATGCTGATAGACAGGATCTCGCAGTGGTGTAAGAGAAGTGAACAAACACTGAGATGAAGGTATCTGGTGTGGGAGCAATCCATCTGGTCCCTGGAGGACCCAACCGAGCTGCGTGCGTACAGCGACTGGTCCGCCCGCTGGGCCCAATCTGATGGGCTCCTTTGGGGTAATTAATGTAGGATAATCAGACCCAATTAAAATTAAGGGTTGGACCCTAGCAAAAGATGGAATGGGTATCCCTCTGAGATGGTGATAACATCGCTGGAGCCTCTTGATGGGGTAGGTTTGCTCGGTAAGCGTGAGGAGAGGCGCGGTGAAGATACCTGTAAGGCTGTGCTTCTCCTCTGGCCTTGACTGTGGGGAAAGCAGCAAGTCAATTGACTGCCCCTTCAATTCTGTGATGTCATGTCGGATGGTACGAAGGGCCATAATCTCTTCTCTTCCATCAATACCAAGTTGCTGGACAGCTGCAGGAAGGATGATACTCCGCTGAGCCCCATCATCCAAGATAGCGTAAGTTGAAATAGACCTCTTGCCTCTCCACAGAAGCACTGGAACTACTTTCAAGTACACACGACCCGTGAAACTAGGAGAAGTGAGATATGCACGCTCGTGAGAAGTTGTCAGCAGCACACTGCTAGGACCATCCTGGGCAATGGAATGCAGCACTCCGAGATGTATATTACCACAATCCCTGCAGGGCTTCTTCAGAGTACATTCCTCCCATTTATGACTTGTGCGTCCACATTTCCAGCATCTTTTCCCATCCTTTATCCACTTCAGAATCTGATCAGGTGAGCACTCAGTGATTTTGCTACACTGTGACAGGTAATGCTCCTGACTCTTACAGAACAGACACAAACGCTTCAGTCTCCTGGCCGATGACTGAGAATTAGCAGCATTGGTATGGACAGACTGCCCTGTGCTAGCTTCCATGGGCTGTTCACTTCCATGATAGACTGCAGTGGATCGAGTCTGGGGCTTGGGTACAGACTGGCGGTCCTTACGTGAGACCTGTACTCTCTCTGTCTGGTAGCGCTGCACCATCTTGGTAGATAAACGCTGCGCTTCCGCCTTGACCTTCAACCAGTCAGCAAGGTCATGCAGGTTATATGGATTTAGGCTGTCAGTGTGCAATCGGCCTCGTAACTGTAAATGCTCTATAAAGCTGTCTCGGTAGTGTTTGGGCAACTTACTGAGTAATCTATCGACATGCCCTGTACAAGAGAGCTCTCGGCCCTGTGGCCCCTCGAGTGACATCAGCATACCAACTAGTAAGTCAACATTGAGTGCAAAACTCTGAAAGGCCTTTGCATCACCAACTCTAATATCAGGTGAGTTCAGCAGGGCTGCGATCTCGCTCTGTGCCAGTTGATGAGGCTGGCCATACTGTCGTTGCAATGCTATCATAGCTGCCATATAGGGCGCAGGATGATGTCGGCATGCTTGGGCAATTAACCTAGCTTCCTCAAGAACCAACTGCTCCATCAGTACCCTGTATTTATAGTGCTCTGTAAGCTCGGTGTGAGGATTGAGAAGATTATCCAAGGCCATCTTCAGGTCTGTGAACTCCCTCTCACTATCGTTCACAAGCTTAGGCAAGGCTGGAATGGGAACTGGTTGTAGCTGGCAGAGGCTGGTAAACCGGAAAAGGAGGTGGTGGCTGGCGAACCACTGAAGGGGGATACCCAGGCTGCACAGGAGTGTGGACGGGAGGCTGAGCAGGGTGATACCCAGCAGTCTGTAGAGGAGGGCGATACGGGTCAGAGACAGCGAACGACTGCCGTGTGGCTTGGCTCGGCATGTGAGCCTGTAACTGATATACAGGGGGCACTAAAGGCCTATACGCTGTAGTGGTCAAAGGCAGCTTCACTGAAGTAACAGTATGTGGCAGTGATGAGGTAAGCTGACATGTAGAATCTACTGTGCTGAACAGAACCCCCTGCTGTGGCGTTACATGTGGTACAGATAAGGGGGGAGCACCACGATATGTCGAAGTAGTACCATATGCAGCAGGAAGGGTGCCTTGTGTTACGTGCCACAAAACTGACTGCTGAGAAATATCAATGTGGGCTGTCTGAGCTTGAAATGACTGGCCTAAATGCGGAAGCGGGACAGATGAGACTGCAGTAGCCTTTGGTCTGACTACAGGTGGTGAAGTAGTTTGGGCTCGTACATCTACCTGGAATATGGGTGATGCAGCACCACTACTGAATGAATCACACTCGGATGGGCTGTGATACCCTGGAGGAGCTACTGAAGAGCTAAGATGACCGACAGATCTCTCAACATCCAACTGATGACTCATAGCGGACACTTCTCCATACTGCACCAGCGATAGATCACCCATGGGCAGCTGCTCCACAGTCGAGACTGGCTCGGCCTGTCCACTGAGGTCAAACTGCGCTGCTGGAGAATCCATCCTTGGTAGGTGGTATGAACTTTCGTGAAGAACAGGGTCTGGTATGAGAGACTTCGGCAAGGCTACATCATAAGCTTGCAGACGTGTGGAAAGCTGACGTGCTCTCGCCTGTGTGCGAACACCGTGTGTCGTATCAGGGGAATGAAGTAGGCTCTGTTGCTCCATATCACCGAAGTGAATATagcatccggctcgaaggaccaaaaTGAACGGGACTAATAGATCGGTAGGGGTGTTGATGCTAATCCACCACGGGACTCCGGTAAGAAGTGTGACAGGAGACAGGGCACTGTTCAACTCTTTATCTGAAGTATTTGAGGGTTCACAGCAGATGGCACAACATTGCTCCAATTAGACTGGATATTGTACAAGTTATGGCCacaaagtgttaaatgtggtctttctgaaataaacagaataaacaaacatcagtttacatctgctaaatataaattacagacatgtaaaCGAACTAACAACTTGCTACTGTCACATTATACATTAATCAACATGAGAGGATTAACGGTAGTGAGCATACACATTTGAATCACGGTATATCTTAAATATAACAACATTATAAACAATGTAAAGTTCGCTTACACAAGCTGAATGTTTAAACACAACAACGAAATAAACATAGCTGACCTATAATCAGGaatgattaaataaacttacatGCAATCACGCACATTAACACCTGATGAAAATGGCGGAGCAATCGgctattgaaagtgaaagtgaaaccgGAATAGCGGAACTCACATAAACTAGCGgcacacattcataataatagtcCTTCCACTATAAACACACATAGGGAATTTAgaacacatatttaatatttagtcatattattaatatctatacatgtattccttatgcacacacttcatacttccaaaactttctgtttcagggtttccaaatgtaattgggtgcattgatggcactcacattcctattaaagctccatcaataaatgagggagactaTGTTAATAGGAAATCTATTCATAGTATCAATGTGCaggtaacaacttaattttttccccttcttaaaaTCATCAAAGTCATTACTTTTTCCACTAACTATAGGTAATATGTGAggcaacccaaatcatcaccaATGTCGAGGCAAAATGGCCAGGATCTGTGCATGATGCCAGAATTTTCCGCGAGTCATCATTATGCCAGACATTTCAGCAGGGtatgatttgctttatacaatttttgttttttcgtttttactatatttgtgttGTACACTTCAATCATTACAGGACAGTACAATGGTTACTTGCTGGGGGACAGAGGATACCCTTGTCTGCCCTATTTAATGACACCCTACCCTGAACCTGAGCCTGGACCACAGACACGGTTTAACCTGGCTCACAGCCGAACACGGGCCAAGGTGGAGATGACtatagggatcctcaaatctcggTTTCAGTGTCTGCGTGGGCTCCGGGTTAGTCCAGAGAGGGCATGCGACATTATTGTGGCTTGTGTTGTGCTTCACAATATTGCCACTATAAGAGGAGAGAGCCACCCTCCTTGTATTGAGGAAGATGGCCCAGAGGAACACCGACAGATTTTAGAGGCCAACAGAGACGGAAGACTTTTGAGAGACAGGATTtgtcaaaattacttttattagttttttttgcactggtctgccaggcagtttatttcttcatttcctgaaaaacaataaaagtaaaattcattaaaatgtttttttttttatattgctttacacatacatacatacatacatacatacatacagatagatagatagctagatagctagatagatagatagatagatagatagatagatagagacagacagaccacTTTTAACATGCAACAGATTAATATTCAGACAAGTTCTCACCTTAAGGCGATTCTCAAGTAATTCTATTTCaagtgctgcttttttaatgaggagccttttctcttccatttgaagctgtataaggtccatctccatgtcactttttcttatttgtttttgaagatggaccttatacagctcCTTTGCTGGCAACTAAggtggaaaaatgtaataaatgagattgtttggtcagacaataaaattaaaatatggacaCATGGACACAAATTCTTACCCTGCTTAGATTGTGTGCTGAGGCTGAAGGACCCTCATCTGTGGGCAAATCCCTAGGTATGTACTATGAAAGGACAATGACAGTTTGTTACTCTAATGCAAAAAGGGGCCATACATCATAATGGTATGCATCATACCTCAGTGGATCTACCAGCATTGTCCACTTCTGTCACAGCAGATGTGGtctcttcatcgtcatcatcatcttcatcctacaagacaaatattcaagtatacattatttggcaaaaaaaaaaaaaaaaaaaaccctaaaagtACCTGACAACAAATCACTTACAACTGTGACAGACTGTGTTCTTTCTGGAGAGTCCAATAATACAATCCGTCCATCAGTATCTATAAGAACACACAACCCGTTAAATTCTCAATattatcaaagaaaataatacatcatatgcagttaaataaaataagcctACATAAATTAATCTTGTTCAAAAAGCCTTTAAGTGACAGAGATAGTAATTTATcaggataaaaaatgaaaacaaatcatagAGGTAAACTTACATTTCACCCTTTTTTCACCATCACTTGTGGTGCATAGTATGTGTGATGAACTGTCCCCTGGAATGCCAGCAACCACTGGTCGCCCTTTATTAAGGGACAGAGCCAGCTCCTCAGATGGGGTGAGGGGAGGTGGTGGTGGCCCCCCGCCAGTTAGACGGGCTTCAGTCTTTTTTCTGTTAGCTGCATGACAGAATGAATATACTAAATCCTGTTATAATAATAGTTCAGTAATTGTGTAATCAAATATTacctttttgcagaatgtttttgtgtttcattttgactTGGCTTAAAGTTCTTGTGGCTCCAGAAGGATTACAccttattaaataagaaatatacattattatttcaagctaaagaaataaaatggcaggaaaagtaaatgctttcatagtgatttaacatattcaaaagtatgtctaagtcatacttcattattttgcatttcaataaaacGGGAGCCAATaccaaatttgtaatttaatacacTCACGCATTTACTCTGTCCGTTATTTTTTGCCAAGCCAACTCTCTTGCTTTAGCCGATGCAGCTGTATTgcttctttttaatattattggctTAAACTCCTCATAAGCATGCATTAAAACTTCCAACTCCGCCTCTGTGAAATACGCGGCTCTCTTTTTTTCGCTTTGAGTTTCCATGGTGACTCGTGAAATCGGCGAtccattgaaaatgtctttatacatgcACCGTGCACGCGCATTAACTCTGGGTAACCAGTCAGAGGTTGATTAAGCtaactcttctcaggtgttttggaACCGACATACTCATGGTATGCCTGTTTGGGGTAAATCAACCCAGAGGTTATAGTTTATCAAATGGTAAGTTAACcaagctttctggaataccccccaggttagtgaagcggtgtttttatacttttgccatcactcTTTTATACTgatctctttctggcttaagtcacacagaattaaaaaagacatttcaag is a window from the Carassius gibelio isolate Cgi1373 ecotype wild population from Czech Republic chromosome A13, carGib1.2-hapl.c, whole genome shotgun sequence genome containing:
- the LOC128025814 gene encoding putative nuclease HARBI1, coding for MACPFDEDPVDVEAQIIRGFFHRERVIRPRIDVFAYPNEYLKERYRFSKDSLVYLTRLLKPHIANVTNRGSALSTENILCIALRFFASGHFLYSVGDSEHVGKATVCRAVRTVCLALKQLLPTFVQFPGHKPLLVIKDEFHRVAGFPNVIGCIDGTHIPIKAPSINEGDYVNRKSIHSINVQVICEATQIITNVEAKWPGSVHDARIFRESSLCQTFQQGQYNGYLLGDRGYPCLPYLMTPYPEPEPGPQTRFNLAHSRTRAKVEMTIGILKSRFQCLRGLRVSPERACDIIVACVVLHNIATIRGESHPPCIEEDGPEEHRQILEANRDGRLLRDRICQNYFY
- the LOC128025816 gene encoding uncharacterized protein LOC128025816, coding for MYKDIFNGSPISRVTMETQSEKKRAAYFTEAELEVLMHAYEEFKPIILKRSNTAASAKARELAWQKITDRVNACNPSGATRTLSQVKMKHKNILQKANRKKTEARLTGGGPPPPPLTPSEELALSLNKGRPVVAGIPGDSSSHILCTTSDGEKRVKYTDGRIVLLDSPERTQSVTVDEDDDDDEETTSAVTEVDNAGRSTEYIPRDLPTDEGPSASAHNLSRLPAKELYKVHLQKQIRKSDMEMDLIQLQMEEKRLLIKKAALEIELLENRLKEMKK